The following are encoded together in the Erwinia sp. E602 genome:
- the bcsA gene encoding UDP-forming cellulose synthase catalytic subunit — protein MKKALFYLLLLLLAPVVAVIIITPMDSQKQYTFGLISIAILFLLGRIKSQKVSMIMVFLSAMMSTRYIWWRATETLHFNSEVEAILGIGLFIAELYVWLILILGYLQTSWPLKRNIEPLPDDVSLWPTVDVYVPSYNESLDVVRDTVLAAQCIDYPRDKLKIYLLDDGKRSEFARFAADVGVGYITRDDNRHAKAGNLNHAMKITKGELICVFDCDHVATRTFLQATVGAFLKDDKLALLQTPHYFYSPDPFERNLKAAREIPNEGALFYGPVQQGNDNWNATFFCGSCAVIRRSALEQIGGFAVETVTEDAHTALKMQRLGWGSAFLAIPLAAGLATERLGLHIVQRTRWARGMTQIFRVDNPLLGRGLKWQQRLCYLNAMLHFQFGLPRVIFLTAPLAYLLFNLNIIHSSASLIFSYVLPHLVMSLYVNSRMNGRFRATFWGEIYETVMAFHLVIPTLLTMISPKHGKFNVTDKGGLLDVGFFDFNIVRPHVICALLLTAGVISGLVRAFAHDYFGVDPYVIALNVGWALFSLIILMAAIAVARETKQVRKTIRIDVSIPVVVHYASGISSRSQTINLSMGGVQLKAPDRRHEDDQIEAVDLMLQTGAISIPVHLIDASAGIIRLQFQDIPLSRRRELVRVVLSRADAWINPPGRKDNPLRSLMTIIRTVFELFWLSWKDGRSNRKNKLKAEEDGVA, from the coding sequence ATGAAAAAAGCCCTGTTCTATCTGCTGCTACTGCTGCTGGCTCCGGTGGTTGCGGTGATCATCATTACCCCGATGGATAGCCAGAAACAGTACACCTTCGGTCTGATCTCTATCGCCATTCTGTTTCTGCTCGGCCGGATTAAAAGCCAGAAAGTGTCGATGATCATGGTGTTTCTCTCCGCCATGATGTCGACGCGCTATATCTGGTGGCGGGCCACCGAAACGCTGCACTTCAACTCGGAAGTCGAGGCGATCCTCGGGATCGGCCTGTTTATCGCCGAGCTGTACGTGTGGCTGATCCTGATCCTCGGCTATCTGCAGACCTCGTGGCCGCTGAAGCGCAACATTGAGCCGCTGCCGGATGACGTCAGCCTGTGGCCGACGGTGGACGTCTACGTCCCCAGCTATAACGAAAGCCTCGACGTGGTGCGCGACACGGTGCTGGCCGCGCAGTGTATCGACTACCCGCGTGACAAGCTGAAAATCTATCTGCTGGATGACGGCAAGCGCAGCGAATTTGCCCGCTTTGCCGCCGACGTTGGCGTCGGCTACATCACCCGTGATGACAACCGCCACGCCAAGGCCGGCAACCTCAACCACGCGATGAAGATCACCAAAGGTGAGCTGATCTGCGTGTTTGACTGCGACCACGTCGCCACCCGTACCTTCCTGCAGGCCACCGTTGGCGCGTTCCTCAAAGACGACAAGCTGGCGCTGCTGCAGACGCCGCACTACTTCTACTCGCCGGATCCGTTTGAACGTAACCTGAAGGCGGCGCGTGAAATCCCCAACGAAGGGGCGCTGTTCTACGGCCCGGTGCAGCAGGGCAACGATAACTGGAACGCCACCTTCTTCTGCGGCTCCTGTGCGGTGATCCGCCGCTCGGCGCTGGAACAGATCGGCGGCTTTGCGGTGGAAACCGTCACCGAAGATGCGCATACCGCGCTGAAAATGCAGCGCCTCGGCTGGGGCTCGGCCTTCCTGGCGATCCCGCTGGCGGCGGGGCTGGCTACCGAGCGTCTCGGCCTGCATATCGTGCAGCGTACCCGCTGGGCGCGCGGCATGACGCAGATTTTCCGCGTCGATAACCCGCTGCTGGGGCGCGGCCTCAAGTGGCAGCAGCGCCTGTGCTACCTCAACGCCATGCTGCACTTCCAGTTCGGCCTGCCGAGGGTTATCTTCCTCACCGCGCCGCTGGCGTACCTGCTGTTTAACCTGAATATCATTCACTCTTCGGCCAGCCTGATCTTCTCTTACGTGCTGCCGCACCTGGTGATGTCGCTGTACGTCAACTCACGGATGAACGGCCGCTTCCGCGCCACCTTCTGGGGTGAGATCTACGAAACGGTGATGGCCTTCCACCTGGTGATCCCGACCCTGCTGACCATGATCTCGCCGAAGCACGGTAAGTTTAACGTGACCGATAAGGGCGGCCTGCTCGACGTCGGCTTCTTCGACTTCAACATCGTGCGCCCGCACGTCATCTGCGCGCTGCTGCTGACCGCCGGGGTGATCAGCGGCCTGGTGCGCGCCTTCGCCCATGACTACTTCGGCGTGGACCCTTACGTGATCGCGCTTAACGTCGGCTGGGCGCTGTTCAGCCTGATTATTCTGATGGCGGCGATCGCCGTGGCGCGTGAAACCAAGCAGGTGCGTAAAACCATCCGTATCGACGTCAGTATTCCGGTGGTTGTCCACTACGCCAGCGGCATCTCCTCGCGCAGCCAGACCATCAACCTGTCGATGGGCGGCGTGCAGCTGAAGGCGCCGGATCGTCGTCATGAAGATGACCAGATCGAAGCGGTCGACCTGATGCTGCAGACCGGGGCGATCTCGATTCCGGTGCACCTGATCGACGCCAGTGCCGGCATTATCCGCCTGCAGTTCCAGGATATTCCGCTGTCGCGCCGCCGTGAGCTGGTGCGGGTGGTGCTGTCGCGCGCCGATGCCTGGATCAACCCGCCGGGCCGCAAGGACAATCCGCTGCGCTCGCTGATGACCATTATTCGCACCGTCTTCGAACTGTTCTGGCTGAGCTGGAAAGATGGCCGGTCAAACAGGAAAAATAAGCTTAAAGCGGAAGAGGATGGCGTGGCATGA
- the bcsB gene encoding cellulose biosynthesis cyclic di-GMP-binding regulatory protein BcsB, with amino-acid sequence MKKLVWRALCLGTALTLGSAQATPADRSADNDLLRSFMPQGQESDPAAAANGGSTPAGGSAAATANTTAGGNAAPAWPANDSSAAGNAAATGNTTAGGNAAPAWPANDSSAAGNVAATDNTTAGGNTAPAWPANDISAAGNAAATGNAAPAWPTNGNAAATGSAAPDVSTPVAADQADDSGQQGLPSGDDAALPPASVSDIPGLPPLPAPVDATPTSSAPSLAGMSINQPLSSQVSVAQMGQPQGVTLTGGQLQSGIVFTLPTDEVITNARLNLSLKVSQALAARNTSLQLMLNGQPLGTLPLSASDRNTEDFQLDIPAAMVVSNNNLSFKINDADQLMCERDSAEQYQVTILPATTLALEGQQLNIGTSLRNFPRPFIDPLRMNPASVPMIFSDNVNPGDVSAAAILASWMGIQADYRGISFPVLRGQLPEKNGVVFGRPGEKIGNLTLPASDTPLLQIVDNPDNPVYKLLLVVGKDDAQMRQAAWRLMQPFNADRPQLDVASQTMPVRKPYDAPRWINTERPVRLSELLRQDQNLTTNGIWHDALRVNFRAAPDLFLWDGDTLPVQLNYRFPSESWIDEDNSLLNVTLNGTFLRNLTVNKVGLLENIWHRLGGDARQEKYTLKLDPYLIYGDNQLQLYFNIKPKASAPCSVLSNNNIKSRIEEDSYIDLSNTRHFTLLPNLSYFVGASFPFSRLADYSQTVLMLPERPANAEISTLLDLAGRSGNATGVALSHNNVLFGIPSGGTLRERLENSDVLSVSTLKQTAFNQEMLSASPYEVQNHTLGVKVPGTLDKARAWLTGDWTQQTLDADRYFSSNEDWRGFVSYRSPWNSSRLVVMTVATDDDQLARLQNDLTQPRINAGIRGDTAVITDETGIRSFRVGPQFPSGQMPWYMMVVWYANQHAVLLALLALFSALLIGLSTCALLKRHAWRRLHPQNPSRDSGEDKE; translated from the coding sequence ATGAAGAAACTGGTATGGCGCGCGCTTTGCCTCGGCACCGCACTGACCCTCGGCAGCGCCCAGGCGACCCCGGCTGACCGCAGCGCGGACAATGACCTGCTGCGCAGCTTTATGCCGCAGGGGCAGGAGAGTGACCCGGCCGCCGCCGCTAACGGCGGTAGTACCCCGGCTGGCGGCAGCGCTGCTGCCACCGCTAATACCACGGCTGGCGGCAACGCCGCACCGGCGTGGCCGGCGAACGACAGTAGCGCTGCGGGCAATGCTGCTGCCACCGGTAATACCACGGCTGGCGGCAACGCGGCTCCGGCCTGGCCGGCGAATGACAGTAGCGCTGCGGGCAATGTTGCTGCCACCGATAATACCACGGCTGGCGGCAACACCGCACCGGCGTGGCCGGCGAATGACATTAGCGCTGCGGGCAATGCTGCTGCCACCGGCAACGCGGCTCCGGCCTGGCCGACCAACGGTAATGCTGCCGCTACCGGCAGCGCTGCCCCGGATGTCTCTACCCCCGTCGCCGCTGACCAGGCGGATGACAGCGGGCAGCAGGGCCTGCCGTCCGGTGACGATGCGGCGCTGCCACCGGCCAGCGTCAGCGATATTCCCGGCCTGCCGCCGCTGCCTGCGCCGGTGGATGCCACCCCGACCAGCAGCGCGCCGTCGCTGGCCGGCATGTCGATCAACCAGCCGCTCAGCAGCCAGGTCAGCGTGGCGCAGATGGGCCAGCCGCAGGGTGTGACCCTGACCGGCGGCCAGCTGCAGTCCGGTATCGTCTTTACCCTGCCGACCGACGAAGTGATCACCAACGCACGCCTGAACCTGTCGCTGAAGGTGTCGCAGGCGCTGGCGGCGCGCAATACCTCGCTGCAGCTGATGCTCAACGGCCAGCCGCTGGGCACCCTGCCGCTCAGCGCCTCGGATCGCAACACCGAAGATTTCCAGCTGGATATCCCGGCGGCGATGGTGGTCTCCAACAACAATCTCAGCTTTAAAATCAACGACGCCGACCAGCTGATGTGTGAGCGCGACAGCGCTGAGCAGTATCAGGTCACCATCCTGCCCGCCACCACCCTGGCGCTGGAAGGCCAGCAGCTGAATATCGGCACCAGCCTGCGCAACTTCCCGCGGCCGTTTATCGACCCGCTGCGCATGAACCCGGCCAGCGTGCCGATGATCTTCAGCGATAACGTTAACCCGGGTGACGTCTCGGCGGCGGCGATCCTCGCCTCGTGGATGGGCATTCAGGCCGACTATCGTGGCATCAGCTTCCCGGTGCTGCGCGGCCAGCTGCCGGAGAAAAACGGCGTGGTGTTTGGCCGCCCCGGCGAGAAGATCGGCAACCTGACGCTGCCGGCGTCTGATACCCCGCTGCTGCAGATTGTCGATAATCCGGATAACCCGGTCTACAAGCTGCTGCTGGTGGTGGGCAAGGACGACGCCCAGATGCGTCAGGCGGCCTGGCGTTTAATGCAGCCGTTCAACGCCGATCGGCCGCAGCTGGATGTGGCCTCACAAACCATGCCGGTGCGTAAACCTTACGATGCGCCGCGCTGGATCAATACCGAACGCCCGGTGCGCCTCAGCGAACTGCTGCGCCAGGATCAAAACCTGACCACCAACGGCATCTGGCACGATGCGCTGCGCGTTAACTTCCGTGCGGCGCCGGACCTGTTCCTGTGGGATGGCGACACCCTGCCGGTGCAGCTCAACTACCGCTTCCCGTCAGAGAGCTGGATTGATGAAGATAACTCACTGCTCAACGTCACGCTGAACGGCACCTTCCTGCGCAACCTGACGGTGAACAAAGTCGGCCTGCTGGAGAACATCTGGCACCGGCTGGGCGGCGACGCGCGCCAGGAGAAGTACACCCTCAAGCTCGATCCGTACCTGATTTACGGTGATAACCAGCTGCAGCTCTATTTCAATATCAAACCGAAGGCCAGCGCGCCGTGCAGCGTGCTGAGCAACAACAACATTAAGAGCCGGATTGAGGAAGATTCGTATATCGACCTGAGCAATACCCGGCACTTCACGCTGTTGCCGAACCTCTCTTACTTTGTCGGCGCCTCCTTCCCGTTCTCGCGGCTGGCGGACTACTCGCAAACCGTGCTGATGCTGCCGGAGCGTCCGGCTAACGCCGAAATCAGCACGCTGCTGGATCTGGCAGGCCGTTCCGGTAACGCCACCGGCGTGGCGCTGAGTCATAACAACGTGCTGTTTGGCATCCCGAGCGGCGGCACCCTGCGCGAGCGGCTGGAGAACAGCGACGTGCTGTCGGTTTCGACCCTGAAACAGACCGCCTTTAACCAGGAGATGCTCTCCGCTTCGCCGTACGAAGTGCAGAACCATACGCTGGGGGTGAAGGTGCCGGGCACGCTGGACAAGGCGCGCGCCTGGCTGACCGGTGACTGGACCCAGCAGACGCTGGATGCCGATCGCTACTTCTCCTCGAACGAGGACTGGCGCGGCTTTGTCAGCTATCGCTCGCCGTGGAACAGCAGCCGGCTGGTGGTGATGACCGTCGCCACCGATGACGATCAGCTGGCGCGTCTGCAGAACGATCTGACCCAGCCGCGCATTAACGCCGGCATCCGCGGCGACACCGCGGTGATCACCGATGAGACCGGTATCCGCAGCTTCCGCGTCGGGCCACAGTTCCCGAGCGGCCAGATGCCGTGGTACATGATGGTGGTGTGGTACGCCAACCAGCACGCGGTGCTGCTGGCGCTGCTGGCGCTGTTCAGCGCCCTGCTAATCGGACTCAGTACCTGTGCGCTGCTGAAGCGTCACGCCTGGCGGCGTCTGCACCCGCAGAACCCTTCCCGAGACTCTGGCGAGGATAAAGAATGA
- a CDS encoding cellulose biosynthesis protein BcsC, whose amino-acid sequence MKTSLTLLNARIRQSWITGGSLALSLLSLPALAADANPAVQALFAQANYWHQKSHDDLAREALQKVLMVDANNTEAIYLMSLWSQQNGDNAAGAKWRERLSALSPNDPRLVELDNARQLQTIPAAQLSLARQQARSGNTAAALQTWRNTFSGNVPPPSVAAEYYLTMAGDRTLLPQAVDNLRQFSAQNPQDNAARLALGKALTYQESTRREGVQMLESMAGGSADADRSLRQALLWLGPQPADSTLYQNFQQRHPQDTEVMNHFRKNVGGAAKGQGFTALNSGDVSSAQSAFNQVLQTNPQDADALAGLGYVAQRSGNYAQAADYLERAAKLGGNDSQQRQQQADDARFYGQLASAQQAMKAGDSAKALALSEPLVQASGEKGEAAKLFRADVLRRNNQLDQAEQTYRSVLAADADNRPAKEGLFYVLRQQNRTAEANTLLASLPASVREAVTPRPVATSDPVRRDAKQALAAGNPQRAITLLQQGMQRFPNDAWLRLDLARIYQQQGDAAAAAGVMQPAYRNGASSNEVYAAALFASESGAWAQANSLLARIPARSQNADMRTLAQRVNFNQQMSVAKQYLDQGSSAAAANTLKALAANPPSAPADAGNLAKALAQSGDMASAVAVVRGNMRRGVQGNAGDYAAQVDVLNQAGLGAEGQSFLSSPELQSRSTPAQLASLRNGGVIQEADRLREQKQYAAAYDKLISAVQSDPQNTDLMFAMARLYQSGKMNKEAGVVYDYLMTRDTPTQDAREGAVNVALALDDVPKARTLAGGLRGEQTPQRLLLLARVSEAEGDHNQALSYLRTARGKMIGLQGAQTGSNPSVGGLLASDNPFINRTTLSPRPSPSAYGSTMPWQQAPNYRDYRNIDGVPLNGGSEVATQQNQTLHQIDTMMAEMEKDTGTWAQAGIQIRGRDGENGLSKLTEAKAPLTWSSAPLGDARFDFTVTPITLSAGSASGDAYRRLGSGAGEQAISNLITTIKSEQAYLATLNATDLATFNAANPGVASALTALGSVRFDDLNPLTSTGLNNLTSLNNNTALRDYLVASTRKQNTDEVMDSSSDSQSATGVELNLALTGSNYKIDLGSTPLGQDLSTLVGGVKWAPKLTDYLTLILTGERRAVTDSLLSYVGTKDRLSGKSWGRVTKNGGNALLSYDDGDAGFYVGGGVYSYLGENVASNKGLVGNAGAYVRPFHYNDRELKTGISISWMDFSKNLSYYSYGQGGYFSPQNFVSVSFPVDYSQTYDDLSVRVGGSAGYQSYTQDRSAYFPNNADWQSALEAAATAGFAKEAYYSGGSKSGIGYNLHAGADYKINKDVTIGGQIGYDTFGEYNESTAQLYFRYMLGGK is encoded by the coding sequence ATGAAAACGTCCCTCACGCTGTTAAATGCCAGAATACGTCAGAGCTGGATCACGGGCGGCAGCCTGGCGCTGTCGCTGCTCAGCCTGCCCGCGCTGGCGGCAGACGCAAACCCGGCGGTACAGGCGCTGTTCGCCCAGGCCAACTACTGGCACCAGAAATCGCACGACGATCTGGCGCGTGAGGCGCTGCAGAAGGTGCTGATGGTGGATGCGAATAACACCGAAGCCATCTACCTGATGTCGCTGTGGTCGCAGCAGAACGGCGACAACGCCGCCGGGGCCAAATGGCGTGAACGGCTCAGCGCGCTGTCGCCGAACGATCCGCGGCTGGTCGAGCTGGATAACGCCCGCCAGCTGCAGACCATCCCGGCGGCGCAGCTGTCGCTGGCCCGTCAGCAGGCGCGCAGCGGCAACACCGCCGCCGCGCTGCAGACCTGGCGTAACACCTTCAGCGGCAACGTGCCGCCGCCGAGCGTGGCGGCAGAGTACTATCTGACCATGGCCGGCGACCGCACCCTGCTGCCGCAGGCGGTGGATAACCTGCGCCAGTTCAGCGCGCAGAACCCGCAGGACAACGCCGCGCGGCTGGCGCTGGGTAAGGCACTGACCTACCAGGAGTCGACGCGTCGCGAAGGTGTGCAGATGCTGGAAAGCATGGCCGGCGGCAGTGCGGACGCCGACCGTTCACTGCGCCAGGCGCTGCTGTGGCTTGGCCCGCAGCCCGCCGACAGCACGCTGTACCAGAATTTTCAGCAGCGCCACCCGCAGGATACGGAGGTGATGAACCACTTCCGTAAAAACGTCGGCGGCGCGGCGAAAGGCCAGGGCTTTACCGCGCTGAACAGCGGCGACGTCTCCAGCGCGCAGAGCGCCTTTAACCAGGTGCTGCAGACCAACCCACAGGATGCCGACGCGCTGGCCGGCCTCGGCTACGTGGCGCAGCGCAGCGGTAACTATGCCCAGGCGGCTGACTACCTGGAGCGGGCGGCGAAGCTCGGCGGCAACGACAGCCAGCAGCGCCAGCAGCAGGCGGACGATGCGCGCTTCTACGGCCAGCTGGCGTCTGCACAGCAGGCGATGAAAGCCGGCGACAGTGCGAAAGCGCTGGCGCTGAGCGAGCCGCTGGTGCAGGCCAGCGGTGAGAAGGGCGAGGCGGCGAAGCTGTTCCGCGCCGACGTGCTGCGCCGCAACAACCAGCTGGACCAGGCCGAGCAGACTTACCGCAGCGTGCTGGCCGCTGACGCCGACAACCGCCCGGCGAAAGAGGGGCTGTTCTACGTGCTGCGTCAGCAGAACCGCACGGCAGAGGCCAATACCCTGCTCGCCTCGCTGCCCGCCAGCGTGCGCGAGGCGGTAACGCCGCGCCCGGTGGCGACCAGCGACCCGGTACGCCGTGACGCGAAACAGGCGCTGGCCGCCGGCAACCCGCAGCGCGCGATCACCCTTCTGCAGCAGGGGATGCAGCGCTTCCCCAACGATGCCTGGCTGCGCCTTGACCTGGCCCGTATTTACCAGCAGCAGGGCGATGCCGCTGCCGCTGCAGGCGTGATGCAGCCCGCTTACCGCAACGGTGCCAGCAGCAACGAAGTCTACGCGGCGGCGCTGTTTGCCAGCGAAAGCGGGGCCTGGGCGCAGGCCAACAGCCTGCTGGCGCGCATTCCGGCGCGCAGCCAGAATGCCGACATGCGCACGCTGGCGCAGCGGGTCAACTTCAATCAGCAGATGAGCGTGGCGAAGCAGTATCTCGACCAGGGCTCCAGCGCGGCGGCGGCTAACACGCTGAAGGCGCTGGCGGCTAACCCGCCTTCCGCCCCGGCAGACGCCGGTAACCTGGCGAAAGCGCTGGCGCAGTCCGGCGATATGGCCAGCGCGGTCGCGGTGGTGCGCGGCAACATGCGCCGCGGCGTGCAGGGTAACGCCGGCGACTATGCGGCGCAGGTGGACGTACTGAATCAGGCCGGGCTGGGCGCGGAGGGGCAGAGTTTCCTCAGCAGCCCGGAGCTGCAGTCGCGCAGCACCCCGGCGCAGCTGGCCAGCCTGCGTAACGGCGGGGTAATTCAGGAAGCCGACCGCCTGCGCGAGCAGAAACAGTATGCGGCGGCGTATGACAAGCTGATCTCGGCGGTGCAGAGCGATCCGCAGAACACCGATCTGATGTTTGCCATGGCGCGCCTGTATCAGTCCGGCAAGATGAATAAAGAGGCGGGGGTGGTCTATGACTACCTGATGACCCGCGATACGCCAACCCAGGACGCCCGCGAAGGGGCGGTAAACGTGGCGCTGGCGCTGGACGACGTGCCGAAAGCCCGGACGCTGGCCGGCGGCCTGCGCGGTGAACAGACGCCGCAGCGCCTGCTGCTGCTGGCCCGCGTCTCCGAAGCTGAGGGCGACCATAACCAGGCGCTCAGCTACCTGCGCACCGCGCGCGGCAAGATGATCGGCCTGCAAGGGGCGCAGACCGGCAGCAATCCGTCGGTGGGCGGCCTGCTGGCCTCCGATAACCCGTTTATCAACCGCACCACGCTGTCGCCGCGCCCGTCGCCATCCGCCTACGGCAGCACCATGCCGTGGCAGCAGGCACCCAACTACCGCGATTACCGCAATATCGACGGCGTGCCGCTGAACGGCGGCAGCGAGGTGGCGACGCAGCAGAACCAGACGCTGCACCAGATCGACACCATGATGGCGGAGATGGAGAAAGATACCGGCACCTGGGCACAGGCCGGCATCCAGATCCGCGGGCGCGACGGCGAGAACGGCCTGAGCAAGCTGACCGAAGCCAAAGCGCCGCTCACCTGGTCCAGCGCGCCGCTGGGCGACGCGCGCTTTGACTTTACCGTCACGCCGATCACCCTGAGCGCGGGCAGCGCCAGCGGCGACGCCTACCGCCGCCTCGGCAGCGGCGCGGGCGAGCAGGCGATCTCCAACCTGATCACCACCATCAAAAGCGAGCAGGCCTACCTGGCGACGCTCAACGCCACCGATCTGGCCACCTTTAACGCGGCGAACCCGGGGGTGGCGTCGGCGCTGACCGCGCTGGGCAGCGTCAGGTTTGACGACCTCAACCCGCTGACCTCAACCGGGCTGAACAACCTGACCAGCCTGAACAACAACACCGCGCTGAGAGACTATCTGGTCGCGTCAACGCGTAAGCAGAACACCGACGAGGTGATGGACAGCTCCAGCGATTCGCAGAGCGCCACCGGCGTCGAGCTGAACCTGGCGCTGACCGGCAGCAACTATAAAATCGACCTCGGCAGCACGCCGCTCGGCCAGGATCTCAGCACCCTGGTCGGTGGGGTGAAGTGGGCACCGAAACTCACCGACTACCTGACGCTGATCCTGACCGGCGAGCGCCGGGCGGTCACCGACAGCCTGCTCTCCTACGTTGGCACCAAAGATCGCCTCTCCGGCAAGAGCTGGGGCCGGGTAACCAAAAACGGCGGTAACGCGCTGTTAAGCTACGACGATGGTGACGCCGGCTTCTACGTCGGCGGCGGCGTTTACAGCTACCTCGGTGAGAACGTGGCCAGTAACAAAGGGCTGGTGGGCAACGCCGGTGCCTACGTGCGGCCGTTCCACTATAACGATCGCGAGCTGAAGACCGGTATCAGCATCAGCTGGATGGATTTCTCGAAAAATCTCAGCTACTACAGCTACGGTCAGGGCGGCTACTTCAGCCCGCAGAACTTCGTCAGCGTCTCGTTCCCGGTCGACTATTCGCAGACCTATGATGATCTGAGCGTGCGCGTCGGCGGCTCGGCGGGCTATCAGTCCTATACCCAGGACCGCAGCGCCTACTTCCCGAACAACGCTGACTGGCAGTCGGCGCTGGAGGCGGCGGCCACCGCCGGTTTCGCCAAAGAGGCTTACTACTCCGGCGGCAGCAAAAGCGGCATCGGCTATAATCTGCACGCCGGCGCGGACTACAAAATTAATAAAGACGTCACCATCGGCGGCCAGATCGGCTATGACACCTTTGGTGAATATAACGAAAGTACGGCGCAACTCTATTTCCGCTACATGCTGGGAGGCAAATAA
- the bcsD gene encoding cellulose biosynthesis protein BcsD has protein sequence MSQLPDRTLNYYRQQQVQPGWFDLLSVMIHGMLHNAGERESQAFLQQMGDNLARRYPLGRAATVSELEARANQVLARFGWGVIDIQPYETAMVIDHVALPPGDSLLSPEQWQQAFAAVLLGLYARWLREQGGREHVALAVEASGETALRFRYQV, from the coding sequence ATGAGTCAGTTACCGGATCGCACCCTGAACTACTATCGCCAGCAGCAGGTCCAGCCCGGCTGGTTTGATCTGCTGAGCGTGATGATTCACGGCATGCTGCACAACGCCGGCGAGCGCGAAAGCCAGGCATTTTTACAGCAGATGGGCGATAACCTGGCCCGCCGCTATCCGCTGGGCCGCGCCGCCACCGTCAGCGAGCTGGAGGCGCGGGCTAATCAGGTGCTGGCGCGGTTTGGCTGGGGGGTGATCGACATTCAGCCGTATGAGACGGCGATGGTTATCGATCACGTCGCGCTGCCGCCGGGGGACAGCCTGCTGTCGCCGGAGCAGTGGCAGCAGGCGTTTGCTGCGGTGCTGCTGGGCCTTTACGCGCGCTGGCTGCGCGAGCAGGGCGGGCGTGAGCACGTTGCGCTGGCCGTTGAAGCCAGCGGCGAAACCGCGCTGCGCTTTCGTTATCAGGTTTAA
- a CDS encoding glycosyl hydrolase family 8, whose product MLRVMVLALAMVLGAAQASAADGWSSFKTRFLTSDGRIQDTGNKNISHTEGQGYAMLMAVFYNDRSSFEQLWGWTETHLKNPANGLFYWRYQPAAADPIADRNNASDGDVLIAWALLKAGEKWQVPAWLKASDAIQREILARNVTTFGNRTVMLPGEQGFNKNTYVILNPSYFIFPAWQDFARRSHLQVWNQLISDGLALLGDMHFGDSNLPLDWVVLNADGSLAPATAWPPRFSYDAVRIPLYLAWYDDQSLQLVPFQRFWMNFSRLQTPAWIDVMSNNKATYNMAGGLLAVRDLTLNETGYLNDTLAPTEDYYSSSLHLLTWLAYKAR is encoded by the coding sequence ATGTTGAGGGTGATGGTATTGGCACTGGCGATGGTGCTGGGCGCGGCTCAGGCCAGCGCCGCAGACGGCTGGAGCAGTTTTAAAACGCGTTTTCTGACCAGCGATGGTCGCATCCAGGACACCGGTAATAAGAACATCAGCCATACCGAAGGGCAGGGTTACGCCATGCTGATGGCGGTGTTTTACAACGATCGCAGCAGCTTTGAACAGCTGTGGGGCTGGACCGAAACCCACCTGAAAAACCCGGCCAATGGCCTGTTTTACTGGCGCTATCAGCCCGCGGCCGCCGATCCGATCGCCGACAGAAACAACGCGTCAGACGGTGATGTACTGATCGCCTGGGCGCTGCTGAAAGCCGGTGAAAAATGGCAGGTTCCCGCGTGGCTGAAGGCGTCTGACGCCATTCAGCGTGAGATCCTGGCGCGTAACGTCACCACCTTCGGTAACCGCACGGTGATGCTGCCCGGCGAGCAGGGGTTTAATAAAAACACCTACGTGATCCTCAATCCGTCCTACTTTATCTTTCCCGCCTGGCAGGATTTCGCCCGCCGCAGCCATCTGCAGGTGTGGAATCAGCTGATTAGCGACGGCCTGGCGCTGCTGGGTGATATGCACTTTGGCGACAGCAACCTGCCGCTGGACTGGGTGGTACTGAACGCCGACGGCAGCCTGGCCCCGGCTACCGCCTGGCCGCCGCGTTTCAGCTACGATGCGGTGCGCATTCCGCTCTATCTCGCCTGGTATGACGATCAGAGCCTGCAGCTGGTGCCGTTCCAGCGCTTCTGGATGAACTTTTCACGCCTGCAAACCCCGGCGTGGATCGATGTGATGAGCAACAACAAGGCCACCTACAATATGGCCGGTGGGCTGCTGGCGGTGCGCGATCTGACGCTGAATGAAACCGGCTATCTCAACGATACGCTGGCGCCAACGGAAGATTACTACTCCTCCAGCCTGCATCTGCTGACCTGGCTGGCGTATAAAGCTCGCTA